The genomic window GGTGTTGAATTTATTATTGCCACAGGACGTGGAGAAGCTTCAGCTATTAGATTTAAAAATCAACTTGGAATAGATACATATATTATCTGTAACAATGGAGCTAATATTTATGATAAAGATGAAAATATGATATTTGAAAAGGTTATTTCTAAAGATGTAACTTATGAACTTTTAAAGCTTTTAAGAGAGGAAAAAGTTAATTATAACTGTTTTTTCCATGAAGATTTTTATAGAGATGAGTATGACAAAACTGATTATAGCAAAAGAACTGGCTTTATAGAACATATATTAATAGATTTGAAAGATTGTTCTGAGCTTAATAAGATTATTATTGTAGATGAAGAAGAGGTTATACTAAATTTAAGTAAAAAACTAAAAGATAGATTTTCTCATTTAGTAGAAATAACTATTTCTGATCCAACTTGTGTGGATATAGCTCCAAAAGATTGTAGTAAGGGAAATGCCCTAGAAATACTTGCTGATACCCTAAATTTTAATATGGATAAAATAATAGCTTTTGGTGATGCTGAAAATGATTTAGATATGCTTAAAAAAGTTGGGCATCCTGTTGTTATGGAAAATGCCCAAGCAATTGTAAAAGATTCAATTAACAATAGAGCTGGAAAAAATAGTGAAGATGGAGTTGCTAAATACTTAGAAAATTATTTTCAATTAAAAAAATAATTATATTTTCTCCCTAAAAAATAGGGAGTTTTTTAATTGATAAAAAGTTGAACCCAATAAGTTTTTCCATCACTATCAATAGCTTTTCCTATCCCGATAAATCTATACTCTTCCTCTAAAATATTTTTACGATGTCCCTTGGATTTTAACCATCTCTCTATTACAAATTCAGGAGTTTTATGTCCAGAAGCTATATTTTCAGCTGCTTTGGTATAAGGAATCTTATCTTTTTTTATTAAACTAAAAGTGGCACCAAATTTTTTACTTATATGTGACATCTTTTTCTCTTTAGCCATATCTTTTGCCTTAACCACTGCAATTTTATTTAAATGATTATTTATCTCTAAAGGGTTTAAATTATTTTTTATTCTCTCTATATTTACTTCTTTCAATATAATTTTTTGATACTCTTCTAAACTAAAACTTGTTACAAATGATAATATAAATATTAAGACAATAAAAATTTTTCTTTTCATTTTTCACCTCTCTATTATTCTTTTTTCTATTATAACCTAAATATTCGTTTTTAAAGTCATTTTAGTTTATAAAATTGACTTTTTTTTATAGAAATTATATAATATTTTTAAGATAAATAAATTGGAGAAGGAGATTATATGTATAATTGGGAAGCAGGTGTTCCTAAGTTAGGGGCTACAGTTGAGAGTAACGGAATTAATTTCGCAATATTTGCTAAAAATAAAAAAAAGGTGGTTTTAAATATTTATAAGTCTGGTTCAGATTTACTTCCCAAAGAAAAAATAGTTTTAGACCCATCGATTAATAAAACAGGAGATATCTGGCATATCTTTTTACAAAATGGATCTGAAGGCACTTTATATACTTGGAAAATTGATGATTATCCTGAAATTTTAGATCCTTATGCACTTTCTTATACTAACAATAAAAACTATTCTAACAGAAAAAGTATAGCTATTAAACTTTCACATGAAAAAGAAAAACATTTAGAAATCCCTATGCAAGATACAATTATCTATGAAGTTCATATTAAACTATTTACTCAAAATTTTAATTCAATGGTTGAATTTCCAGGAACATATTCTGGATTTTTAGAAAAAATTCCTTATTTAAAAGAATTAGGAATTACAGCTGTTGAATTTTTACCTGTATATGAATGGGATGATTTTACTGGGAATATAGGAATAAATAATGGAGCTAAATTAAAAAATATTTGGGGATATAACCCCATTGGTTTTTTTGCTTTAACTAAAAAATTCTCTAAAAATCAAAAACTTGATTCTCATAGTGAAATTGTAGAATTTAAAGAATTAGTAAAAGAACTTCATAAAAATGGAATTGAAGTAATTTTAGATGTAGTTTACAACCATACTGCCGAAGGTGGTAAAGGTGGTAAATTCTATAATTTTAAAGCTATGGACTTGAATACTTTTTATATGTTAGAAAATAGTAATGTACAATTTATGAATTATTCTGGCTGTGGAAATACTGTAAATACAAATAATAAAGTTGTTAAAGATATGATAGTCTCATCTCTTAGATACTGGTATTTAGAAATGGGAGTTGATGGTTTTAGATTTGACTTAGCTTCTATTTTAGGTAGAAATGAAGAGGGGCATTGGCTTGGAGAAAATTCATTATTAAATGAATTGGTACAAGATCCTATTTTATCTCACTGTAAACTTATTTCTGAAAGTTGGGATTTAGGTGGATATTATGTTGGAGACATGCCAATTGGTTGGAGTGAGTGGAATGGTAAATATAGAGATGTTGTAAGAAAATTTATTAAAGGAGAGTTTGGACAGGTTAGTGAACTTTTAAAAAGAATCTTTGGAAGTCCAGATATATTTAAAAGAAATGATAGAACTCCTTATAGTAATATAAACTTTATAACTTGCCATGATGGTTTTACTATGTGGGATTTAGTTAGCTACAATAACAAACATAATCTGAACAATGGTGAAAATAATCAAGACGGGGAAAATCATAATAACTCATATAATAATGGTGCTGAAGGTGAAACTGAAGATAAAAATATCATTGCTATTAGAAAGCAACAGTTAAAAAATATGCTGCTGATCCTATTTATCTCCCAAGGAGTACCTATGATTTTAATGGGAGATGAAATGGGTAGAACCCAACTTGGAAATAATAATGCTTATTGTCAAAACAATCGTTCTACTTGGATAGACTGGGAAAGAGGAAGCAATTTTAGTGATATTACAGAGTTTACTAAAAATATGATAAAACTTAGAAAAAAATATAATATATTTAGAAATAAAGATTATCTTGAATTAGAAGATAATAAAAATAAAGGAGTAGGAATTCATGGAGTAAAACTTAATTGTCCTGATTTTTCTTACTACTCTTTAAGTATAGCTTTTTCTCTATATGATGCAAATAGTGATACTACATTCTATATTATTTTAAACTCTTATCATGGAGATTTAAACTTTGAATTACCAAAATTAGATAGTAAAAAATGGCATCTTTTAGTTGATACTTCTAAAGATGATAGTGAAAATTTCTTAGAAGATGGAAAGTTAATTTCAGATGCTTTTTATAAAGCAGCTCCTAAATCTTCAGTAATTTTAATAAGCAAATAATTTAAAAGAGACTATTCTATAATTAGTTTAGTCTCTTTTTTTATAAAACCATCAATAAAAAACTGAGTAAATAATTAAATCTACTCAGCTTTAAATAACTTAAATTCTTTTTCTTAGCATATCTAATTCATTTAACTCTTCATCTAATTTGATTTTTACAAATGAATTTGGATTTGCAGCTTCTACCTTTTCAACTTCTTTATCTCTATTCATTAGAATCATATCTGGTAAAGTTATCTCTCTAACATTTATTCCAGGACTAACTACTTCAAGCTTTTCTCCAACAAGAAGTCTATTTCTAATAGCTAAAATATATTCATTATTTGGAAGTTTTTTCTCTACCTTAGCAACTAATTGGTGTGATTGGCTATAAGAGTTTCTATCATTATAGTTTTGTCCATCTACTCCTGGTCTTCCCATATAGAATCCATTTGTATATGATCTATGAGAAACTGATTCTAGCTCTTCTAACCATTTAGGATTATATTTATAATTTCCTGAATAGTAACTATCAATAGCATCTCTATACACTTTTACACAGTTAGCTACATAGTAAATACCTTTCATTCTTCCTTCTATTTTAAGAGAATCTACTCCAATATCTAAAATTTTATCAATAAATTCTATTGTGCACAGATCTTTTGAGTTAAAAATATATGTTCCATGATCATCTTCAAATACAGGCATATACTCTCCAGGTCTAGTTTCTTCTACTAAAGAGTATTTCCATCTACAAGATTGAGCACAATCTCCTCTATTAGCATCTCTTCCAGTCATATAGTTACTTAATAAACATCTTCCTGAAATTGACATGCACATAGCACCATGAATAAATACTTCTAACTCAATATCAGGAACTTTAGCTCTTATTTCTGCTATATTCTCTAAAGAAATCTCTCTAGCTAACACAACTCTCTTTGCTCCTAGATCTTTCCACATTTTTACTGAACGCCAGTTTGTATTACTTGCTTGTGTACTTACACTTATACGAAGATTTGTGTTCTCTTTAACTATTTGGAATACACCTAAGTCAGCAACTATTACCCCATCTACTCCTATTTTTTCTAAGAATTTAACATAATCTGGTAATAATTCTAACTCATTGTTGTGAGGAATTATATTTAAAGTTACATAAACTTTCTTTCCTAAATTATGTGCATAATTTACTGCCTCTATTAACTCTTCATCTGAGAAGTTACTACTTCCAGCTCTCAGATTGAACATTTTTCCACCTAAAAATACTGCATCAGCTCCATAGTGCATTGCCATTTTAAACTTTTCCATATTACCAACTGGAGCTAATAATTCAACTTTTTTCACTTTATCATTCCTTTCTTAATCTTAATCAATTTTATTTGTATAGTTTTCAAATTTTGTAAGCTCATGGAAGAATCTTAATTTTACTGTTCCTGTAGGTCCATTTCTATGCTTACCTATAATTACCTCTGTAATTCCCTTTTCCTCTGTCTCTTCATTATAGTAATCATCTCTATATAAAAACATTACCATGTCAGCATCTTGCTCTATTGCTCCAGATTCTCTTAAATCTGATAACATTGGTCTTCTATCTGCTCTCTGTTCAGTAGCACGGGACAATTGAGATAGTGCAATTATTGGTACATCTAATTCTCTTGCTATTCCTTTTAATGATCTTGAGATATCTGATATCTCCTGTTGTCTATTCTCATTTTTTCCACTGCTTCCTTTAATAAGTTGAAGATAATCTATTAAAATCATATCTAACTTACCTGCAGCCTTTAATCTTCTAGCATAAGCCCTTATTTCCAACACTCCAACATTAGGAGTATCTGCAATATTTATCTCAGTTTGTGCTAATCTTCCACTGGCAATTCCTAATCTTCCCCAATCATCAGGAGCTAAGAATCCTGTTTTTATCTTTTGAAGTCCTATTCCAGCTTCAACAGCTAAAAGTCTTTGTAATAATTGAGAACTTGACATCTCTAAACTAAAAAGTAAAACTGCTTTATTACTTTTTACAGCAGCATTAAGAGCTAAGTTCAATGCAAAAGCCGTTTTTCCCATTGCTGGTCTTGCTGCTAGTATTATCAAATCTGAAGGTTGAAAACCACTTGTCATTTGATCAAAATCTGCAAATCCTGAAGAGATACCAATAGTTGTTCCCTTATTAGCATATACTTTTTCAAGTCTTAAAAACTCTTCAGCCATTGCATCTCTTATTTTTATAATATCTTTTGACTCATTATTTTCTGAAATTTTAAAAATCATTCCTTCAGCTCTATCTAAAATAGTTTCAACTTCATCATATCCTTCATATGCCATCTCAACTATCTTAGTTCCAACATCTCCTAATCTTCTTAAAGTAGCTTTTTCCTTTATTATTTTTGCATAAGCCACTATATTTGCAGCAGTTGGAACTTCTTCAATAATATCATAAAAGACTTGATCTCCACCTATCTCTTCAAATTTCTCTTCTTTTTTTAATTGGTTCATTACTACTATAGGGTCGATTTTTTCCCCTGAATTATATATCTCTCTCATAGCATCATATATTAATCTATGAGCATTTTTATAAAAATCATTAGGAGAAAGTATCTCTATTATATCTGCAAAGGCATCTTCTTTTAAAAAGATTCCTCCTAGAACGGCTCTCTCAGCTTCGATACTACTGGGAATTTTTCTCAAATTTTCAATTTCCTGCATTTTTTTCTCCTTATTTTTAAACTACTATAGAGATTTTGCAACAATCTTTACTTCTGCTTTTACTTCAGTATGAAGTTTAACAACTGCTACATGTTCTCCTAAGCTTTTAATATTACATTCAATTTTTTTTCTATCTATTTCTACTCCAAATGTTTGTTTTATAGCTGCTGATACCTCTTTATTTGTTATTGCTCCAAATAATTTTCCATTATCTCCAGTTTTTACACCAATTTCTACTTTTTTAGCTTCTAAAACTTTTTTTAGTTCAAGAGATTTAACTTTTTCCTCTTGTAATTTTTTCTCCTCTCTTTTCTTTTGATTTTCTATTTTCTTTAATTCTTCAGGAGTTGCTATAATTCCCTTTTTATTTTTTATAATAAAGTTGTGAGCATAACCATCAGATACAGTTATAAGATCTCCTTTTCTTCCTTGTCCTGCTACATCTTGTGTTAATATAACTTGTATTTTTGCCATTTAATTTCCTCCAGTTCATATTTTTTTGTTTTTGATTAACAGCTCAGGCATAAAACTAATAGATACACCTATAATTAAAGCTGCTATATTACTATATAATAATATATAAATTGCTAAAATAGCACTTACATACTTCATTTTACTATACTTATTTAATAAATTAAATACTACTGCTGCTCCATATAAAGAAAATATTCCTAATCCTATCTCTGAAACCTCTTGTAAGTAATGGTTATTTATGCTTGTAAGATTCAAAATAAAAAATGGAATAATATAGATTAGTAACCATTCAAATGATAGTTCCCATATCTCATCTTTTTTCTTTTCAAGAGCTATATAAATTCCAAAAGTACACAATATTGATGTTGAAAATATATTTACTAACCAATGTTTCTTCAAAATTCTTAAACTTTGAATCATATTATGTTGAACACTTTTATAATAAATATATTCTTGTGAGCTTGGGTTTAATTTCTCTGTTATGGTTTTTATCTCTAACATTGCAGAATTTATATATTCATTTATCATATCTTTAAAAAATATCATCAAAATTACAGTAATAATAGTTGAAATAATAGAGCTTATAACTATTCTATCCCCTTTTTTTATCTTATAAGAAAGATTTTCAAAAATAAAATATAATACCTCTGTTACTAAAAAAAGTCCCAAATATAGTGCCATTAAAATAGGATTAGTTATAGCCATTACTATTAATATTCCAACATTAATTATCACTTTCTTCAAAAAACTCACATTTTTTACCAATCTAATTTTTGCTATTATTAACATACAAAATATCATAATAAACATGAGTTCCATTATTTCATTTAACAATTTGTTCCCCCTGCTTATGTAAATTTACTCTATTATCTCCCCGCCAAAAAATTTTACTATTTGATCTGCTAATTTGCTTTCATTTTTATTCTTTTCTTTTCTTTTACCTAAGAATACATACTTTATTTTTATAGACGGACTTATTAATTTTTTCACAACACCTGTTAAAACATCATTGTAAACTGGACTTTCCATTTGCTCTTTTGCAAAACTATTTTCTCCATCAAAACCTATAATTAAATTATTTTTTTCTAAACTATATGGTTTTGCACTTATTAGAAAAGCTGCTAAAGTTATCTTCTCTCTCTTAGCTTCTTCTACTATATTTTTCCATTGACTTAATATATACTCAAAGGTAATATTCTTTTCTATCTCATCATTTTTTACAGCTTCCTCTTCAACTTTTGTACTTAACACAGGCTTTTCAATAATTCTCTCTACAATCTTTTCTTGAGTAATTACAGGACTTCTACCAATACTCAATAGATTATTTACTGCTACATATCCAATAAGTCTTTTGTCCTCTTCATACTTAAATTTATTAAGTGAATCATATATAGCACCTATTATTTCCAATCCTTGTTCTGGACCTAATTCTGCTTTTCCCATTAAATTTTTGCAATATTTTGCTAAATCTTTAAAGAAAAGTTCAATTTCAATAGATTCTTTCCAAAAATTATCTAAAATTTTTATTAAACTTGTATAATCCTTATCTAATATCTTTTCTAAAAATTCTTGCATCTTTTTTAAAGGAGTTACCCCTAATACCTGCTCTGCCTTCTCTAAAGATATCTCTTCTCCTAAACAAGTTATCATTATTCTCTCTAATATAGATGTAGCATCTCTCATACTTCCACCGGAGTTTTCATAAATTAAATCTAATACTTCTTCAGGAACTTCCACATTCTCTAAAGTTGCTATATTTTTCAATTTTTCTTTCATTTCATTAGGAGAAAGAGCTTTAAAATCATATCTTTGACATCTAGATATAATAGTTGGTAAAATTTTATCAGCTTCTGTTGTTGCTAAAATAAATATTACATGTTCAGGTGGTTCTTCTAAAGTTTTTAATAGTGCATTAAAAGCCTCTTTTGTCAACATATGCACTTCATCTATTATATATATTTTTTTTCTTCCCTTAACAGGTTGATAATTTATCTTCTCTTTTAGTTGCCTTATCTCATCTATTCCTCTATTAGAGGCAGCATCTATCTCAATCATATCCATAAAACTACCATCATTTATTGATAGACAATTTTCACATTCATTACAAGGTTCGTCTGTTACGCCATTTTTTAAGCAATTTACACCTTTAGCTATCAACCTTGCAATAGTAGTTTTTCCTACTCCTCTAGGACCTGTAAAAAGATAAGCATGAGAAGTTTTTCCATTTCTCAAAGAAGCTTTTAGAGTTTTTACAATCTCCTTTTGACCTGCAATTTCTTCAAAATCTTTAGGTCTATATTTTCTATATAATGTTATATGCATCTTCTACTCCAAACCGTAGTTACTCATCTTAGTTCTTAAAGTATTTCTAGTAATCCCTAAGATCTCTGCAGTTTCTACTTTTTTACCATTTGTCATTTCTAAAACTTGATGTATCAATTCTTTTTCAACTTTAGATATTATATGTCCATAATAACCTTTTTGGCTACTATTTTTATAATTTTCCATCTCAACTTTAACCCACTCTTTAAGTGCATCTGTTTGAGCATCGCCTTTTCTCTTAGTAACCTTTGTTCCCAAAACATTACTTGGTAAATCTTCAATTAAGATTGATCCTCCTCTACATAGAGCAACAGCTGATTTTACAGCATTTTTTAATTCATTTACATTGCCAGGCCAGTCATATCTCATCATCTTTTTTAAAGCTGGTTTACTAACGCCCTTTATAGTCTTATGCAACTCTTCGTTACATTCTATTAAATAGTGATCTACAATTAAAGGAATATCATCTTTTCTATCTCTTAAAGGTGGAATATTAACTTCCAATACTCTCAATTTTCTATAAAGTTCATCTATAAACTTTCCTTGATTAATTAATTCTTCTAAATTTTCACAAGTACTAGCTATAACTCTTACACTACTCTTTATAGGATCGGCTCCACCCATTCTAAAGAATTCTCCTTCTTCTAAGAAATATAAAATTTTAGATTGCATATCTAAACTTAGTGATTCTATATTTCCTAGATGAAGTGTTCCACCATTAGCTTTTTCTAAATCTCCAATTTGTGTAAAAACTGCTCCTGTAAATGCACCTTTTTCATAACCAAACATCTTTCTTTCTAAAAGTTCATTTTGGAAAGATAAACAGTTTATACTTATAAGAGGTTGACCAGCACAATCACTAAATTGATGAATAGATTTAGCTACACTTGTTTTTCCTGTACCCTTTTCTCCTATTACTAAAACTGGTACTGCACTATTAGCTACTTTCCCTATCATTTTATATAGTTCAACTATCTCTTTAGTTTGCCCTATAAGTTTATCTCCTGAACTTTTATGTTTGTCTACTCTTTCAGCTAAAAGTTTATAATCTTTTACTGATTTTTCAATAATCTTAATTATTGTTGCATTATCCACAGGTTTTAAAATATAATCATAAGCTCCAGCTTTCATGCTTCCTGCAACAACTTTTAAATTAGAAGTTTCTCCAAGAACTATGATTACTCCTCTTTTTTGGTACTCTCCAACTTTTTTTATTAAATTGATTAAAGCCTCTTCTTGAAGATTTTTTTCTTCTATAACTATAGTCTCGTATTTTTTATTTTTTAAGTACTCAATAAAATCTGTTATATTTTCTGCAAAAGTTAATTCATTTTCAAAATTACTTTCTAAATCATCTTTCAAACTTTTATCTAATCTAAAACCTAAAAGAACCAAATTAAGCCACCTCACATATTAATTTTTTCCTCTCAAAGTAAAGTTATATTCCAATATAACATCACCTTTAACGTTCATTCCATTTTTACTCAAATAGATCTTCCATGTTCTTCCTATTTCCTCTATTGCGCTGTTAATTTCAGGAACTCCACTACCTTTCTCTAAAAACAGTGAAGTTACATTTCCATACTCATCAATATTCATACGTATTCTAACAGTTCCATGAAGTCCTTTAAGTTGAGCACTTTCTGGATATACAGGCTCCATATTTGAATTATCCCATCTTGCTACTATATTTCCATCTTCTGTTCCTAATCTATATCCACTAGGTAGTCCTTCAGCATCTCCTTCTGCTTTCAATATTCTTTCAAATTCCAAATCATTTCCCTCTTCAGAGTTAAAAGATAATTTTTTTTCATCTGTTGCCATAAATTTTTCATCTTTTAACTCTGAGTTACCTGTAGAAATATCAATATTTTCCTTAGCTAATCCACTAGTTGTAATATCTTCTTTTAAAGTCTCTATTTTTTTTGTTTCACTTTTGCTTTTATTCTTTTTTGATAATACAGGATTACTTATACTTGAAAGTACATCTATTTCTGGTCCAGAAATATTTTTAGCAATATCACTTAATGTAGGTTTCTTCTTTTCTTTAACAACAGTTTCTTGTTTTTTTATTTGAGCAGAAGTATCATTTTTATTAATTATTTCTTTCTTTATCTCTTTTTGTACCTCTTTTTTAGAAGTTTGTTTTTGCGGCTCAGTTGTCATATTTTTTGTTTTAGTATTACTATTTTTTTTACCTTCCATTTTTAGACTTTTGTTATTGTCATATGCAACCAATCCAACTTTTATCTTCTTATCAACTATTGTTTCTACTGAAAGCCCAGGTATTACCAATAGTATCAGTAAATTTATGAGAACAGAAAGACCTAAACTTACATAATCAGTTTTTTTCATCTTCCCACTCCTTATTTACTGCTTGCAGTATCAATGTCTAGCGAGTTAGCACCAGCCTCTTTAGAAATAGTCATTATCTCTACTATATATCCATAATCTAATTTTTTATCAGCACTTATAACTACGTTTTTTTCATTGCTATTTTTAAATTTATCTTCAAGCTCAGATTTTAAATTTTCTTTATTTACATTAATCTTCTGAGTTTTTCCCTTTTCCTTGTAGTTTAAAACCATATTTTTATTTTTATCAATAGCAATTTGTATCTCTTTTATATCCTTTATCTCTTTTATCGTAGATTGTGGCAATTCTATCTTTATTCCACTATTGATATCTTCAAAAGTAGTTGCAACTAAGAAAAAGATAAGTAAAAGAAACACAACGTCTATCAATGGAGTTATCTCAAGAGTTAACTCTCCCTTGCCTCTTCTTTTTGTTCTTTCTATTTTCATAATTTCTCCTATTTTCTGAAGTAGTTTATAAGTTCAGTACTTGTTTTTTCCATATCATTTATTTTTTCATCTATCTTTTTATTAAAATAGTTGTAAAAAATTGTAGCTGGTATTGCAACAAATAGTCCTCCAGCAGTTGTAAACAATGCCTCTGATATCCCTTTAGCTAATACTGAAGCATCTCCAGTTCCATGAATTGATACTGCTTGGAAAGCCTTTATCATCCCTGTTACTGTTCCTAAAAGTCCTAATAATGGTGTAATATGAGCTGTTAAAGATAACATCCACATATGTTTCTCTAACATTGGTATCTGTGCCATAGCACTCTCTTTTCCCTTTTCCTCAAGTGCTATAGGATCTCTATTATTGCTCTTATATAGCTGAATTAAAATATCTTTCAACACCTTTGCTGTTGAAGATTTTTTCATATTTAATTGAACAATCGCCTCTTTAATAGCACCTTTTTCTATAAGCTGTCTAAGTTCTGGACTAATCTTATTAAAGCTATCTTTTTCTTGAAATTTAAAATAAATAGCTCTTTCAATTACTACAAATAATCCTAAAATAGACATAGCCAAAATAAAATACATTAAAATTCCACCATTTTTTAACCAATACATTGTTCTCTCCTTTTAGTATCTAAATTAAGATTAAAGTGCTATTATAAGAGCTATAACTCCTACTGCTCCGATTATATATTTTAAGAATGATTTTTCTTCTACACCTTGTGAAAGTTCATCTTCTAATGCTGATTTTTCATTTTGAACGACTTTTATTTTTTGTTGTTGTTCTTTTAAGTTTTCACTTGATAATTCAACAGATCCTGTATTTATATTTTGGTTTTTTAGAAGCATCTCTTTTGTTTCAATCTCTTTTCTCTCTAATTGCTCCTTATTAACCCCAGTTACCTCTTTATCAATAGCTGTAACACTTTCCTCTGCACATACTACCATTGTACTTAATAAAAATAAAGATGCCATTAATTTTTTCATTCTAACTCCTCCTATTTAAAAAAATCTGCATATTTTTTTGCTTTTTCAGCATTCATACCTTTTAATTCATTATAATACTTTGTTGCTTCAACTTTATTTCCAGATTTCAAAGTTAAATAAATCAATTTTTCCAATACAAATTCTCTATAATTTAATTCTTTTCCTAATGAGTAAAGCTCTTT from uncultured Fusobacterium sp. includes these protein-coding regions:
- a CDS encoding sigma-54 dependent transcriptional regulator is translated as MVLLGFRLDKSLKDDLESNFENELTFAENITDFIEYLKNKKYETIVIEEKNLQEEALINLIKKVGEYQKRGVIIVLGETSNLKVVAGSMKAGAYDYILKPVDNATIIKIIEKSVKDYKLLAERVDKHKSSGDKLIGQTKEIVELYKMIGKVANSAVPVLVIGEKGTGKTSVAKSIHQFSDCAGQPLISINCLSFQNELLERKMFGYEKGAFTGAVFTQIGDLEKANGGTLHLGNIESLSLDMQSKILYFLEEGEFFRMGGADPIKSSVRVIASTCENLEELINQGKFIDELYRKLRVLEVNIPPLRDRKDDIPLIVDHYLIECNEELHKTIKGVSKPALKKMMRYDWPGNVNELKNAVKSAVALCRGGSILIEDLPSNVLGTKVTKRKGDAQTDALKEWVKVEMENYKNSSQKGYYGHIISKVEKELIHQVLEMTNGKKVETAEILGITRNTLRTKMSNYGLE
- a CDS encoding energy transducer TonB; the encoded protein is MKKTDYVSLGLSVLINLLILLVIPGLSVETIVDKKIKVGLVAYDNNKSLKMEGKKNSNTKTKNMTTEPQKQTSKKEVQKEIKKEIINKNDTSAQIKKQETVVKEKKKPTLSDIAKNISGPEIDVLSSISNPVLSKKNKSKSETKKIETLKEDITTSGLAKENIDISTGNSELKDEKFMATDEKKLSFNSEEGNDLEFERILKAEGDAEGLPSGYRLGTEDGNIVARWDNSNMEPVYPESAQLKGLHGTVRIRMNIDEYGNVTSLFLEKGSGVPEINSAIEEIGRTWKIYLSKNGMNVKGDVILEYNFTLRGKN
- a CDS encoding biopolymer transporter ExbD; the encoded protein is MKIERTKRRGKGELTLEITPLIDVVFLLLIFFLVATTFEDINSGIKIELPQSTIKEIKDIKEIQIAIDKNKNMVLNYKEKGKTQKINVNKENLKSELEDKFKNSNEKNVVISADKKLDYGYIVEIMTISKEAGANSLDIDTASSK
- a CDS encoding MotA/TolQ/ExbB proton channel family protein translates to MYWLKNGGILMYFILAMSILGLFVVIERAIYFKFQEKDSFNKISPELRQLIEKGAIKEAIVQLNMKKSSTAKVLKDILIQLYKSNNRDPIALEEKGKESAMAQIPMLEKHMWMLSLTAHITPLLGLLGTVTGMIKAFQAVSIHGTGDASVLAKGISEALFTTAGGLFVAIPATIFYNYFNKKIDEKINDMEKTSTELINYFRK